One window from the genome of Candidatus Manganitrophaceae bacterium encodes:
- a CDS encoding phosphotransferase: MLREIEKVIIENGPRWEVPFFPPRNLFFTKTGGSKRNPTAQPVVFLLFDEAGSAPRWVAKVSRDRSTVDLLQREYENLLYFYHRLSPTLRATIPKPLVSQEDPGRFLFIEGGLKGNGLPAFVHPEGGSAHRKEINAMLEQAIAWLIQFQKETREESLQLSEKWIKEEAQKSVDLYRSTYQPDPLEETFLQEHLKRWEEWIGTEIPLTGQHGDFWLGNMLSDGNSISLCDWSFSKKKEIPSDDLFFFLCALPVGAEAADPLRSFENLFFKDHWFRQRAEETVTRFFAEWKLPLRLFNQLFPYFLIKMSIREAGQYQLHALRNHIWRDRVVSLIQNRSRLINVGAGPA; this comes from the coding sequence ATGCTTAGAGAGATCGAGAAGGTCATTATTGAAAACGGCCCCCGATGGGAAGTCCCCTTTTTCCCCCCGCGGAACCTTTTTTTCACCAAGACGGGCGGCTCGAAGCGGAATCCGACCGCGCAGCCGGTCGTTTTTCTGCTCTTCGACGAAGCCGGATCGGCCCCACGGTGGGTGGCCAAGGTCTCCCGCGACCGATCGACGGTCGATCTTCTCCAGAGAGAATATGAGAACCTTCTCTATTTCTACCATCGTCTCTCCCCAACGCTCCGTGCGACGATCCCCAAGCCGCTCGTCAGCCAGGAAGATCCGGGCCGCTTCCTCTTCATTGAGGGGGGACTCAAGGGGAACGGTCTCCCGGCGTTCGTTCATCCGGAGGGAGGGAGCGCACATCGCAAAGAGATCAATGCGATGTTGGAGCAGGCGATTGCCTGGCTGATTCAGTTCCAAAAAGAGACGCGGGAAGAGTCTCTTCAACTCTCCGAAAAGTGGATCAAAGAGGAGGCCCAAAAATCGGTCGACCTCTACCGCTCAACCTATCAACCGGATCCATTGGAAGAAACCTTCCTCCAAGAACATCTCAAAAGGTGGGAGGAGTGGATCGGGACAGAGATCCCCCTGACCGGACAACATGGCGACTTTTGGCTTGGGAACATGCTCTCCGACGGAAATTCCATTTCACTCTGCGACTGGAGCTTTTCCAAGAAGAAAGAAATTCCATCGGATGACCTCTTCTTTTTCCTCTGTGCCCTTCCGGTCGGCGCCGAGGCGGCCGACCCGCTTCGGTCGTTCGAAAATCTCTTTTTTAAGGATCACTGGTTCCGTCAGCGCGCCGAGGAAACAGTTACACGGTTCTTTGCCGAATGGAAACTCCCCCTGCGTCTCTTCAATCAGCTGTTTCCGTACTTTTTGATTAAGATGTCGATCCGCGAGGCGGGACAGTATCAGCTTCATGCCCTTCGTAATCACATTTGGCGCGATCGGGTCGTCTCCCTGATCCAAAACCGATCCCGTCTAATTAACGTGGGGGCCGGGCCTGCCTAA
- a CDS encoding sensor domain-containing diguanylate cyclase, translated as MSDLINVPPSDDWQPLLDIANHLFSARRFNDVLYQVVREIAARMEILRCSIVFVDERRETAYVVATHEASEANRIPLDLKKYPEFVQAIETKETVFIPNALQYPPLAPFREELQAISLRSIVVHPLIQDEKVLGNLILRISSARFITPQEIQFSAWIGRLAGSAIRNAHYYEMLIEERNHLERLATIDFLTDTFNHRYFSTRLEEEFNRAIRYNLSLACILLDVDDFKWINDTYGHRNGDMILREVASMIKGTIRKTDFLARYGGEEFVILLPQTDLGGGYQEGERIRRAVREHSYGDLTRAKRVTLSLGVATFPEKTIETADHLIRAADRALYQAKRLGKDRTERFVSTD; from the coding sequence ATGAGCGACCTCATCAATGTGCCACCCTCCGATGATTGGCAGCCTTTGTTGGACATTGCCAATCATCTCTTCTCGGCACGACGTTTCAACGATGTTCTCTACCAGGTGGTCCGGGAGATTGCCGCCCGGATGGAGATTCTCCGCTGCTCGATCGTTTTTGTCGATGAGCGGCGGGAGACCGCGTATGTGGTGGCGACGCACGAGGCATCGGAAGCAAACCGGATCCCGCTGGACCTGAAAAAATATCCGGAGTTCGTGCAGGCCATCGAGACCAAAGAGACCGTTTTCATCCCGAATGCGTTGCAATACCCTCCTTTGGCTCCTTTCCGAGAGGAGCTGCAGGCGATCTCGCTTCGGTCGATCGTCGTTCATCCTCTTATTCAGGACGAAAAGGTGCTCGGGAATCTCATTCTGAGAATTTCGAGCGCACGGTTCATAACTCCTCAAGAGATTCAGTTTTCCGCCTGGATTGGCCGATTGGCCGGCAGCGCGATTCGGAACGCCCATTATTATGAGATGCTCATCGAGGAGAGAAATCATCTCGAGCGGCTCGCCACGATCGACTTTCTCACCGACACCTTCAACCATCGCTACTTCAGCACCCGCTTAGAAGAAGAGTTCAACCGCGCCATTCGCTATAACCTCTCGCTGGCCTGCATCCTCCTCGATGTCGATGATTTCAAGTGGATCAATGACACATACGGCCATCGAAACGGAGACATGATTTTGCGCGAGGTCGCCTCGATGATCAAAGGGACGATCAGAAAGACCGATTTCCTTGCCCGCTATGGGGGGGAGGAGTTTGTGATATTGCTTCCCCAAACCGATTTGGGAGGAGGGTATCAAGAGGGGGAGCGGATCCGGCGCGCGGTCCGGGAGCACTCTTATGGCGATCTGACCCGCGCCAAACGGGTAACCTTAAGCCTTGGCGTGGCAACCTTCCCGGAGAAAACGATCGAGACCGCCGACCACCTGATCCGGGCGGCAGACCGGGCCCTCTACCAAGCCAAAAGACTTGGGAAGGATCGGACCGAACGCTTCGTCTCGACCGACTGA
- a CDS encoding class I SAM-dependent methyltransferase: protein MACPQCEEPLSQEGALSCAVCRNTWKTVDGIPCFAASDYYWGEIPETEMIQVNDLAKEIGWRNAIDQKVAPAYPAIHDYMINEARADFRFVLPLNSHSKVLDVGAGFGTISFGLQPHCGWITAVELIAERAKFIETRRAQEKLDNMEVVIASALKLPFAPETFDFIVVNGYLEWVGLADPTVNPRTLQIQFLSQLHRLLKPGGTIYIGIENRFGYDNFLGAKDHSGLRYTSLMPRWMADLACRFYLKQPYRVSRVYHNYRTYTYGKGGYRHLLQESGFGDCQFFMPVPGYNRPVELISLDHPAPLRFYLNHAISPISRLGKIKKKLALWGASLGLTACLSPHFSIVARKEGPYA from the coding sequence GTGGCATGCCCTCAATGCGAGGAGCCGCTTTCACAAGAAGGAGCGCTTTCCTGCGCCGTCTGTAGAAATACATGGAAAACGGTCGACGGCATTCCCTGCTTCGCCGCCAGCGACTATTATTGGGGGGAGATTCCCGAAACAGAGATGATTCAGGTGAATGATCTCGCGAAAGAGATCGGGTGGAGAAATGCGATTGATCAAAAGGTCGCCCCAGCCTATCCCGCAATTCACGACTATATGATCAATGAGGCCCGTGCCGATTTTCGTTTCGTCCTCCCGCTGAATTCTCACTCGAAAGTGCTCGATGTCGGCGCCGGTTTCGGCACCATCTCTTTTGGTCTTCAGCCCCACTGCGGCTGGATCACGGCGGTCGAATTGATTGCGGAGCGGGCGAAGTTTATCGAAACCCGCCGCGCTCAGGAGAAGCTCGACAATATGGAGGTCGTCATCGCCAGCGCCCTGAAACTCCCCTTTGCGCCGGAGACGTTCGATTTCATCGTTGTAAACGGTTATTTAGAGTGGGTCGGGTTGGCCGATCCCACCGTCAATCCCCGCACCCTTCAGATTCAATTCTTGTCCCAGCTGCATCGACTCCTCAAGCCTGGCGGCACCATCTATATCGGAATTGAAAATCGATTCGGTTATGACAACTTCCTCGGGGCCAAGGATCACAGCGGGTTGAGGTATACCAGCCTGATGCCGCGATGGATGGCCGACCTCGCCTGCCGTTTCTACCTCAAGCAGCCATACCGCGTGAGTCGCGTTTATCACAACTACCGAACATATACCTATGGAAAAGGAGGATATCGACATCTCCTTCAAGAATCGGGGTTCGGCGACTGCCAATTTTTTATGCCGGTGCCGGGCTACAATCGCCCTGTGGAATTGATCTCGCTCGACCATCCCGCCCCGCTTCGTTTCTACCTCAACCATGCAATCTCCCCGATATCGCGATTGGGAAAGATTAAAAAGAAGCTGGCCCTTTGGGGAGCCTCCCTCGGTCTGACCGCTTGCCTCTCACCTCATTTCAGTATCGTTGCCCGGAAGGAAGGCCCTTATGCTTAG